The Prevotella melaninogenica ATCC 25845 genome includes a window with the following:
- a CDS encoding DUF6088 family protein produces the protein MTIQEQIKQRIDEAEPGTVFFVNDFAEFDNEYVSKLLSTMKGFGVLERLAKGIYYKPIVTNYGNVYPSAEKIVKLIAEHENAEILPTGEYALNALGLSTQVPMKAIYLTTGSPRTITIGNKKIRLKHRTPSTYSYHSKLMPLLVLALKAKGQSNITSADTNRIEKLISDSTEKQQIKTDLATAPVWVRKYIKPIIEKYEHLAR, from the coding sequence ATGACCATTCAAGAACAGATAAAACAACGGATAGACGAAGCTGAACCAGGAACGGTTTTCTTTGTCAATGACTTTGCTGAGTTTGATAATGAATATGTCAGTAAGTTATTATCGACGATGAAAGGTTTTGGTGTTCTTGAACGCCTCGCAAAAGGCATATACTATAAGCCGATAGTAACTAACTATGGCAATGTATATCCTTCGGCAGAGAAGATTGTAAAACTGATCGCAGAACATGAAAATGCGGAGATTCTACCAACAGGAGAATATGCTTTGAACGCCCTTGGTTTGTCAACACAGGTTCCGATGAAGGCAATCTATCTAACAACAGGATCGCCGAGGACTATAACTATAGGGAACAAGAAAATAAGACTGAAGCACAGAACTCCCAGCACATATTCGTATCACAGCAAGTTAATGCCATTACTTGTTTTAGCACTCAAGGCAAAGGGGCAATCAAACATAACTTCTGCTGATACAAATAGAATTGAGAAGTTAATCTCTGACTCAACCGAAAAGCAACAGATAAAAACGGATTTGGCAACAGCGCCAGTCTGGGTTCGCAAGTATATAAAACCAATAATAGAAAAGTATGAGCATTTGGCAAGATAA
- a CDS encoding bifunctional folylpolyglutamate synthase/dihydrofolate synthase: protein MTYQETVEYLFNSTPVFEHVGASAYKEGLETTKALDEHFGHPHTHFLSIHVAGTNGKGSCSHTLAAILQAEGYKVGLYTSPHLVDFRERIRVNGKMISEQEVIDFVEQERNFFEPLHPSFFELTTALAFKHFAEQKVDIAIIEVGLGGRLDCTNIITPILSIITNISLDHTQFLGNTLGAIAAEKAGIIKHRVPVVIGESVPETQIVFKAKAQKEDALIVFAEDIPAILSSRPNPDGGIAYQTRFFGDIVGELGGSYQEKNANTVLTAVMQLYNKGVIKNAESIAKGFANVCELTGLMGRWQKLQANPLVICDTGHNVGGWTYLSQQIKRQQCKQKRIVFGMVDDKDLHAVMSMLPDDAIYYWTQPSTHRAFPAEKVAATADEYDLHGMVFPTVLDAYQAALHDAAQSDFIFVGGSSYVVADLLTSLQKK, encoded by the coding sequence ATGACCTACCAAGAAACCGTAGAATATCTATTCAACAGCACACCCGTCTTCGAACACGTCGGGGCATCTGCTTATAAAGAAGGACTTGAGACAACAAAGGCTTTGGACGAGCACTTTGGTCATCCACACACCCACTTCCTTTCCATTCATGTTGCAGGAACCAACGGAAAAGGTTCATGCTCCCACACGTTGGCAGCTATCCTCCAAGCTGAAGGATATAAGGTCGGACTCTATACCAGTCCTCACCTCGTTGACTTCCGCGAACGTATCAGAGTCAATGGAAAAATGATATCTGAACAGGAGGTTATCGACTTTGTTGAACAGGAACGCAACTTCTTTGAGCCACTCCACCCTTCTTTCTTTGAACTCACAACAGCCTTAGCTTTCAAGCACTTTGCTGAGCAGAAGGTTGATATTGCTATCATTGAAGTGGGCTTAGGTGGTAGACTCGATTGCACAAATATCATCACTCCTATCTTATCGATTATCACCAATATATCACTCGATCACACCCAGTTCCTCGGCAATACGCTCGGAGCTATCGCAGCAGAGAAGGCTGGTATTATCAAACATCGTGTACCCGTCGTTATTGGTGAGTCTGTCCCTGAAACGCAGATTGTTTTCAAGGCAAAAGCACAGAAAGAGGATGCACTCATTGTCTTTGCTGAAGACATCCCTGCAATACTTTCTTCTCGCCCTAACCCCGATGGTGGTATCGCTTATCAGACTCGTTTTTTTGGCGATATTGTGGGCGAATTAGGTGGTAGCTATCAAGAGAAGAATGCCAACACGGTCTTAACAGCCGTCATGCAACTGTATAATAAAGGTGTCATCAAGAACGCAGAGAGTATTGCTAAAGGCTTTGCCAATGTTTGCGAACTGACGGGTTTAATGGGTAGATGGCAGAAACTACAGGCTAATCCGTTGGTCATTTGCGATACAGGACACAACGTTGGTGGATGGACTTACCTCTCCCAACAAATCAAACGTCAACAATGTAAGCAGAAGCGCATTGTCTTTGGTATGGTGGATGATAAAGACCTTCACGCTGTCATGTCCATGCTCCCTGATGATGCCATTTACTATTGGACACAACCAAGTACACATCGTGCCTTCCCTGCAGAGAAGGTTGCCGCAACAGCCGACGAATACGACCTACACGGAATGGTCTTCCCAACCGTCCTTGATGCCTACCAAGCCGCCCTTCATGATGCCGCCCAATCCGACTTCATCTTCGTTGGTGGCTCCAGCTACGTGGTTGCCGACTTACTGACAAGCCTACAAAAGAAGTAG
- the dnaJ gene encoding molecular chaperone DnaJ has product MAKRDYYEVLGVSKNASEDEIKKAYRKLAIKYHPDRNPDDPEAEAKFKEAAEAYDVLHDPQKRQQYDQFGFDAPGGGFGGGGPFGGGGGFSMDDIFSMFGDVFGGHGGGFGGFGGGGHQAPKYRGSDLRLKVRLSLQEVATGVTKKFKVRKDIPCEHCHGTGAEEGSGTETCQNCHGSGVEIRTQQSIFGMMQTQTTCHVCNGEGTIIKNKCTHCHGEGVVKGEEVVEINIPAGVAEGMVVNVPGKGNAGRHNGVAGNIQVYIEEEPNDTFIRDGQNVIYNLLLDFPTAALGGQVDIPTIDGSNVKIKIEPGTQPGKTLRLRGKGLPAVQGYGSGTGDLVVHISIYVPKELNKEEKKIIEDLRQSENFRGDNSTKRSIFENFKKLFS; this is encoded by the coding sequence ATGGCAAAAAGAGATTACTATGAGGTGTTAGGTGTCAGCAAGAATGCCTCTGAAGACGAAATAAAGAAAGCATACAGAAAACTTGCGATTAAGTATCATCCTGACCGTAATCCGGATGACCCTGAGGCTGAAGCAAAGTTTAAAGAGGCTGCTGAGGCTTATGATGTACTGCACGATCCACAGAAACGCCAACAGTATGACCAGTTTGGTTTCGATGCTCCTGGCGGTGGCTTTGGTGGTGGTGGTCCCTTCGGTGGAGGCGGTGGTTTCTCTATGGACGATATCTTCTCTATGTTTGGCGATGTGTTCGGCGGACATGGCGGAGGATTTGGCGGCTTCGGAGGTGGCGGTCATCAAGCCCCTAAGTACCGTGGCTCTGACCTTCGTTTAAAGGTTCGTCTGTCGTTACAAGAGGTTGCTACGGGCGTTACCAAGAAGTTTAAGGTGCGTAAAGACATTCCTTGCGAACACTGCCACGGCACTGGTGCTGAGGAGGGTAGCGGAACAGAGACTTGCCAGAACTGTCATGGTTCGGGTGTTGAAATCCGTACACAGCAGAGTATCTTTGGTATGATGCAGACCCAGACAACCTGTCACGTATGTAATGGTGAGGGAACTATCATTAAGAACAAGTGTACTCACTGTCATGGTGAAGGCGTTGTAAAGGGCGAGGAAGTCGTTGAAATCAACATACCAGCGGGTGTTGCTGAAGGTATGGTGGTCAATGTTCCGGGTAAGGGTAATGCTGGTAGACACAATGGTGTGGCTGGTAATATCCAAGTATATATCGAGGAGGAACCTAACGACACCTTCATTCGTGACGGACAGAACGTCATCTATAATCTCTTGCTCGATTTCCCAACAGCTGCCTTAGGAGGTCAGGTGGATATCCCAACCATTGATGGCAGCAATGTAAAGATTAAGATTGAACCAGGAACACAGCCAGGTAAGACGCTCCGCCTACGTGGTAAGGGTCTTCCAGCCGTACAAGGTTATGGCAGCGGTACTGGCGATTTAGTGGTTCACATCAGTATTTACGTTCCAAAGGAGTTGAATAAAGAGGAGAAGAAAATCATCGAAGACTTACGCCAAAGCGAAAACTTCCGTGGTGATAACAGCACTAAACGCTCTATCTTCGAGAACTTTAAGAAACTGTTTAGTTGA
- a CDS encoding nucleotide exchange factor GrpE, with product MSKKEKNIKIEGEELELNNEETTQNYAEAQAEDANGEETPAEEELDPLVAAQNDAEQWKDKYIRLVAEFENYKKRTLKEKSELILNGSEKTVAAILPILDDFERATADKTEDPQAIKEGYELIYKKFLKALETLGVNKIETDNADFDVDYHEAIAMVPGMGDDKKGKVIDCVQTGYTLNDKVIRHAKVAVGQ from the coding sequence ATGAGTAAGAAAGAGAAAAATATAAAGATTGAAGGCGAAGAGCTGGAGTTGAATAACGAAGAAACAACCCAGAACTACGCTGAAGCACAGGCGGAAGATGCTAACGGAGAGGAGACTCCTGCAGAGGAAGAACTTGACCCATTGGTAGCTGCACAGAACGATGCTGAGCAGTGGAAAGACAAGTATATCCGTTTGGTTGCCGAATTTGAGAACTACAAGAAACGTACACTGAAGGAGAAGTCAGAACTGATTCTCAACGGAAGTGAGAAGACTGTAGCTGCTATTCTGCCTATCCTTGACGACTTTGAGCGTGCTACTGCCGATAAGACAGAGGACCCACAGGCAATTAAAGAAGGTTATGAACTTATCTATAAGAAGTTTTTGAAGGCCTTGGAGACACTCGGTGTTAACAAGATTGAGACCGATAATGCTGACTTCGATGTCGATTACCATGAGGCTATCGCTATGGTTCCTGGTATGGGCGATGACAAGAAGGGCAAGGTTATCGATTGTGTACAGACTGGTTATACGCTCAATGACAAGGTTATCCGTCACGCAAAGGTTGCTGTCGGACAATAA
- a CDS encoding ABC-F family ATP-binding cassette domain-containing protein — MITLSNLAIQFGKRVLYKDVNLKFTPGNIYGVIGANGAGKSTLLRAISGDLEPNKGTVELGPGERLSVLEQDHFKYDEYKVMDTVLMGHDALWQNMKEREELYAKPEMTEEDGNRAADLELKFAEMNGWEAESNAAQLLQNLGVKEELHEKQMSQLSNTEKVRVMLAKALFGKPENLLLDEPTNDLDLETVEWLEDYLGEIDEHQTVLVVSHDRHFLDSVSTQTIDIDFGKVTVFAGNYSFWYESSQLALRQAQNQKMKAEEKKKQLEEFIRRFSANVAKSKQTTSRKKMLERLNVEEIRPSSRKYPGIIFSMEREPGNQILEVENLKAVDEDGTVLFDNVNFNIEKGQKVVFLSRNSKAMTALFEIINGNREPDAGTYNWGVTITTAYLPLDNTEFFDCDLNLVDWLSQFGPGNEVAMKGFLGRMLFKQEEVEKKVNVLSGGEKMRCMIARMQLQNANCLILDTPTNHLDLESIQAFNNNLIGFKGNILFSSHDHEFINTVADRIIELTPKGTIDKLMSYDDYIHDEQIKEQKAGMY; from the coding sequence ATGATTACACTTTCAAACCTTGCTATCCAATTTGGCAAGAGAGTTCTATACAAGGACGTTAACTTAAAGTTTACACCAGGTAATATTTACGGAGTCATTGGTGCCAATGGTGCTGGTAAATCAACCTTGCTTCGTGCCATTTCTGGCGACTTAGAGCCAAACAAGGGAACAGTAGAGTTAGGACCAGGTGAGCGTCTGTCGGTATTGGAACAGGACCACTTCAAATATGATGAGTATAAGGTAATGGACACAGTCCTCATGGGACATGATGCACTTTGGCAGAACATGAAAGAGCGTGAGGAACTTTATGCTAAGCCAGAGATGACTGAGGAGGATGGTAATCGTGCTGCCGACTTAGAGTTGAAGTTTGCTGAGATGAATGGATGGGAGGCTGAAAGCAATGCTGCACAGTTGCTCCAGAACCTTGGCGTTAAGGAGGAATTGCATGAGAAGCAGATGTCACAACTCTCAAATACTGAGAAGGTACGTGTGATGTTGGCTAAGGCTCTCTTTGGTAAGCCAGAGAACTTGTTGCTCGATGAGCCTACCAACGACCTCGACCTTGAGACCGTTGAATGGTTAGAGGATTATCTCGGTGAGATTGATGAACATCAGACTGTATTGGTTGTATCGCACGACCGTCACTTCCTCGATTCTGTCAGCACACAGACAATCGATATCGACTTCGGTAAGGTAACCGTCTTTGCTGGTAACTACTCGTTCTGGTATGAGAGTTCACAGTTGGCTTTACGTCAGGCTCAGAACCAGAAGATGAAGGCTGAGGAGAAGAAGAAGCAGTTGGAGGAATTCATCCGCCGATTCTCTGCCAATGTTGCTAAGAGTAAGCAGACAACATCACGTAAGAAGATGTTGGAGCGTCTGAACGTAGAGGAGATTCGTCCATCAAGCCGTAAATATCCGGGTATTATCTTCTCTATGGAGCGCGAACCAGGTAACCAGATTCTTGAGGTTGAGAACTTGAAGGCTGTTGATGAGGACGGAACAGTACTCTTCGATAATGTGAACTTCAATATTGAGAAGGGACAGAAGGTAGTCTTTCTCTCTCGCAACTCAAAGGCTATGACTGCGCTCTTCGAGATTATCAATGGTAATCGAGAGCCTGATGCTGGTACATATAATTGGGGTGTGACAATCACTACGGCTTATCTCCCATTGGATAATACCGAGTTCTTCGATTGCGATTTGAACCTCGTTGACTGGTTGTCACAGTTCGGTCCAGGTAACGAAGTGGCTATGAAGGGCTTCTTGGGTCGTATGTTGTTCAAGCAGGAAGAGGTTGAGAAGAAGGTGAACGTACTCTCTGGAGGTGAGAAGATGCGTTGTATGATTGCACGTATGCAGCTTCAGAATGCCAACTGCTTGATTCTTGATACGCCAACTAACCACCTTGACTTGGAGAGTATTCAGGCGTTTAATAACAACCTGATTGGCTTCAAGGGTAATATCCTCTTCAGTTCACACGACCATGAGTTTATTAACACCGTTGCTGATCGTATCATTGAGTTGACTCCAAAGGGTACCATCGACAAGCTGATGAGCTACGATGACTATATCCACGACGAGCAGATTAAGGAGCAAAAAGCAGGAATGTACTAA
- a CDS encoding fimbrillin family protein, translating into MITKSLYSILLSVAFLGLASCSSENNDEHSELVGTSTRSFVVKQETAPLTRTNVSLTNGITWNAGDRLFAYNVTKPQGYDQLTAISDGERSDLKGDIHWKEGDELALFYPFRHVYRENMGKVDLGLSENTLYHKGELVVRRQNGTVENFRYFDYAWGKLKNIKEAGKDIWADFKLERQYSVLCLKVLYEGQPVTDMKQLTIKNVYNEATFDLAIGKMTYEQPKGELKITADTPLETFYVALFPDANFTPSYIIETVNGKKFYATVTEPLNYQPAKYYEYTVHVTTTPCPSPSPCIDIDGTKWGKYNLQYEPCTNLEGWVPGYRLAKQAWDYFYTNSDPFNLYPDFLPRAFNTSAFDHFRWGSIAAANNYSYSYSRYYSYHMGNLQAVIQNRCYGDLAYYASNGKFMMPTKADFDNLMAKTGEYVGYYQDGCNIIVGVLFDPTVPACKKGKVLDKNGHIIGNTNRPNGIYVGKYYEHNTRMKKFSKEDIDKGVFFPFAGAYTEYNDGAPRLQRPGGQAYYWTSDANRCNYAQATAFSAYYMNNGWLYPGTVNGSGSGNNPKYNMYNIRPLCVSSDSKTKQNNQTKQSYQTKKGW; encoded by the coding sequence ATGATTACTAAAAGTCTTTACTCTATATTGCTTAGTGTAGCATTTCTTGGTCTCGCATCTTGTTCGTCTGAAAATAATGACGAGCATTCTGAACTTGTAGGTACATCAACTCGTTCGTTTGTTGTGAAACAGGAGACTGCTCCTTTGACACGTACAAACGTATCACTAACGAATGGAATTACATGGAATGCTGGCGACCGTCTCTTTGCCTATAATGTAACAAAACCTCAAGGATATGATCAGTTAACCGCTATCAGTGATGGTGAGAGATCTGATCTTAAGGGTGACATCCATTGGAAAGAAGGAGATGAATTAGCCCTTTTCTATCCATTTAGACATGTTTATAGAGAGAACATGGGCAAAGTTGATTTGGGCTTATCAGAGAATACGCTCTATCATAAGGGCGAACTTGTTGTACGTAGACAGAACGGAACAGTTGAGAATTTCAGATATTTCGATTATGCTTGGGGCAAGTTGAAGAATATCAAGGAAGCTGGTAAGGATATATGGGCTGACTTCAAGTTGGAACGCCAGTATTCTGTTTTATGCCTTAAGGTACTTTATGAAGGTCAGCCGGTGACAGATATGAAGCAACTTACAATCAAGAATGTCTACAATGAGGCTACTTTCGACCTTGCTATAGGTAAGATGACTTATGAGCAGCCTAAAGGTGAGCTGAAGATAACTGCTGACACTCCATTAGAGACTTTCTATGTTGCTCTTTTCCCAGATGCCAACTTCACTCCGTCTTACATTATCGAAACTGTTAATGGAAAGAAGTTCTATGCAACAGTTACCGAACCACTAAATTATCAGCCTGCAAAATACTATGAGTATACTGTTCATGTTACGACAACTCCATGTCCAAGTCCAAGTCCATGCATTGACATTGACGGAACAAAGTGGGGAAAATACAACTTGCAGTATGAGCCTTGCACGAATTTAGAGGGTTGGGTTCCTGGTTACAGACTTGCTAAGCAGGCTTGGGATTACTTCTATACCAATTCTGATCCATTCAATCTCTATCCAGACTTCCTCCCACGTGCCTTCAACACCTCTGCTTTCGACCATTTCCGTTGGGGTAGCATTGCAGCAGCAAACAACTACAGCTACAGCTACTCACGTTATTATTCATATCATATGGGTAATCTTCAGGCTGTAATTCAGAACAGATGCTATGGCGACCTTGCTTACTATGCTTCTAATGGTAAGTTCATGATGCCTACAAAGGCTGACTTCGATAACCTGATGGCAAAGACGGGTGAGTATGTTGGTTATTATCAAGACGGCTGTAACATCATCGTCGGTGTGCTCTTCGACCCAACCGTTCCTGCTTGCAAGAAGGGTAAGGTACTCGATAAGAACGGCCATATCATTGGTAACACAAACCGTCCAAATGGTATCTATGTGGGTAAATACTACGAGCATAACACACGTATGAAGAAGTTCTCTAAGGAGGATATCGATAAGGGTGTGTTCTTCCCATTCGCTGGTGCTTACACCGAGTATAACGACGGTGCGCCACGTCTTCAGCGTCCAGGTGGTCAGGCTTACTACTGGACTTCTGACGCTAACCGCTGCAACTACGCACAGGCAACAGCTTTCTCAGCTTACTACATGAACAATGGCTGGCTCTATCCAGGTACTGTTAACGGCAGCGGAAGTGGTAACAACCCTAAGTACAACATGTATAACATCCGTCCTCTATGCGTTAGCAGTGATTCAAAGACAAAGCAAAATAATCAGACTAAGCAAAGCTACCAAACCAAGAAGGGATGGTAG
- a CDS encoding MFS transporter, which translates to MKQKTNYLFPLAIIGLFFFSIGFALGINSYLMPVLEKSMHISGAASSLLLAATFIPFLLFGIPATHCIKAIGYKRTMALSFAIFAAAFGLFILAAKQNSLTWFLIASFVSGAANAVLQASVNPYVTILGPMDSAARRISCMGISNKLAWPVTTLFITLVIGKGIGDTQLTDLYMPFTIIIGIFLLLGVIALMAPLPDVKAAGEDESECGDEAAVSSYADGKTSILQFPHLLLGCLALFLYVGVETISLATATGYAQSLGLEGDNYGFIPSVGMIVGYICGVIFIPRYLSQAAAMRICAIIALVGSVAVAVVPDPVISVYCIFLMALGCSLMWPALWPLAMADLGKFTKSGASLLTMAIAGGAVMPWLRGVVQDCTSFQTSYWVSVPCFLFILYYGLAGYKIRTKKE; encoded by the coding sequence ATGAAACAAAAAACTAACTACCTATTTCCTTTAGCCATTATCGGCTTATTCTTCTTCTCTATTGGCTTTGCCTTGGGTATCAACTCTTATCTGATGCCAGTATTAGAGAAGTCTATGCACATCTCTGGTGCGGCTTCAAGTTTGTTGCTTGCAGCGACTTTCATACCGTTCCTCTTGTTCGGTATTCCTGCAACCCATTGCATTAAGGCAATCGGTTATAAGCGTACGATGGCTTTGTCGTTCGCTATCTTCGCAGCAGCCTTTGGACTTTTTATCCTCGCAGCGAAGCAGAACTCACTGACATGGTTCCTCATTGCGAGTTTCGTCAGTGGTGCAGCCAATGCCGTTTTACAGGCATCTGTCAATCCATATGTAACGATTCTTGGTCCGATGGATTCGGCAGCACGTCGTATCTCTTGCATGGGTATCAGTAATAAGTTGGCTTGGCCAGTGACGACACTCTTCATTACTTTGGTGATTGGTAAGGGTATTGGCGATACGCAACTCACCGATCTTTACATGCCATTCACCATCATTATCGGTATCTTTTTGCTCTTGGGTGTTATCGCATTGATGGCTCCACTGCCAGACGTGAAGGCTGCAGGTGAGGATGAGAGTGAGTGTGGCGACGAGGCAGCAGTCAGTTCATATGCTGACGGTAAGACAAGTATTCTGCAGTTCCCACACTTGTTGTTGGGCTGTTTGGCACTCTTCCTCTATGTTGGTGTAGAGACCATCTCGCTCGCTACGGCAACAGGTTATGCACAGTCATTAGGTTTGGAGGGTGATAACTACGGATTTATCCCTTCAGTGGGTATGATTGTGGGTTATATCTGTGGTGTAATCTTCATCCCACGTTACCTCTCTCAGGCTGCTGCAATGCGCATCTGCGCTATCATTGCCCTCGTTGGTAGTGTGGCTGTTGCCGTTGTGCCAGACCCCGTTATCTCCGTTTATTGCATCTTCTTGATGGCGTTAGGCTGTTCTTTGATGTGGCCAGCATTGTGGCCTTTGGCAATGGCAGACCTTGGCAAGTTCACTAAGTCTGGTGCTTCACTGCTGACCATGGCGATTGCCGGTGGTGCTGTGATGCCTTGGTTGCGTGGTGTCGTGCAGGATTGCACCTCTTTCCAAACCTCTTACTGGGTCAGCGTCCCTTGTTTCCTCTTCATCCTTTACTACGGACTCGCAGGCTACAAGATTCGGACGAAGAAGGAGTGA